A window from Macaca fascicularis isolate 582-1 chromosome 20, T2T-MFA8v1.1 encodes these proteins:
- the TMEM114 gene encoding transmembrane protein 114 isoform X4 translates to MRVHLGGLAGAAALTGALSFVFLAAAIGTDFWYIIDTERLERSGPGAQDLLGSINRSQLEPLSSHSGLWRTCRVQSPCTPLMNPFWLENVTVSESSRQLLTAF, encoded by the exons ATGCGGGTGCACCTGGGCGGGCTGGCCGGCGCGGCTGCGCTGACCGGGGCGCTCAGCTTTGTGTTTCTGGCGGCCGCCATCGGCACGGACTTCTGGTACATCATTGACACCGAGCGATTGGAGAGGAGCGGCCCGGGGGCGCAGGACCTGCTGGGGTCCATCAATCGCAGCCAGCTGGAGCCTCTGAGCTCCCACTCCGGTCTCTGGCGGACCTGCCGGG TCCAGAGCCCGTGCACACCGCTGATGAACCCCTTCTGGCTGGAGAACGTGACAGTCAGCGAATCCAGCCGGCAACTTCTCA